One region of Sulfuricurvum sp. IAE1 genomic DNA includes:
- the modA gene encoding molybdate ABC transporter substrate-binding protein gives MKLLKIVLASLAFASAMAAQTITVAAAANLKYALDDITREFTKETGINVKIITGASGKLTQQIMSGAPYDAFLSADVEFPSKLVKGAYTTTPAQVYAYGTLVLWSDTGADLSKGVTVVADPKVKKIAVANPKTAPYGIEAINAMKYYKVADAAAPKIITAESISQVAAYVTSKSVDVGFMAKSIVLSPEMKNVGKWVEVDDKAYNTIDQAMVGLKNATPENQIAAKKFLRYMGSPKAVAILKANGYGIPKK, from the coding sequence ATGAAATTACTCAAAATCGTTCTCGCGTCGCTCGCTTTTGCCTCGGCGATGGCAGCCCAGACGATCACCGTTGCCGCCGCTGCCAACCTCAAATATGCCCTCGACGACATCACCCGCGAATTCACCAAAGAGACCGGGATCAATGTTAAAATCATCACCGGCGCATCGGGGAAACTGACCCAGCAGATCATGAGCGGCGCGCCCTACGACGCGTTTCTCTCCGCCGATGTCGAATTCCCTTCCAAACTCGTAAAAGGAGCCTATACGACAACTCCGGCACAGGTTTATGCCTACGGCACACTCGTATTGTGGAGCGATACCGGTGCGGATCTTTCCAAAGGAGTCACCGTCGTCGCCGATCCGAAAGTAAAAAAAATTGCCGTCGCCAATCCGAAAACGGCTCCCTATGGCATCGAAGCGATCAATGCCATGAAGTACTACAAAGTCGCCGATGCGGCCGCTCCCAAAATCATCACCGCCGAGTCAATTTCGCAGGTTGCGGCCTACGTTACCTCCAAATCGGTCGATGTCGGGTTTATGGCCAAATCCATCGTCCTCTCCCCCGAAATGAAAAATGTCGGCAAATGGGTTGAAGTGGACGACAAAGCCTACAATACGATCGACCAGGCAATGGTAGGGCTCAAAAACGCAACTCCAGAGAACCAGATCGCAGCAAAAAAATTCTTGCGTTACATGGGCTCGCCCAAAGCAGTAGCGATTCTCAAAGCAAACGGTTACGGTATTCCTAAAAAATAA
- a CDS encoding energy transducer TonB produces the protein MFFSDSYVISKMIQCDNSLLKSKSFAASLAMHASVFFAVTYFMTSHPVIFDKPEKRIVISLSDVNEKAEDIDKPKSSRSEILPPKIQQQPIQPTQKIFAKTLEGTPPSTSSVSPEASAPLASLPMPASSPSAKRIDSPHPTLSAPVHELPKPPAQGNDISGAALGHIRAMIEKAVVYPSIARKLRLEGVVTVFFILNSDGTVDNAKISSTSGSKLLDEKALHTILSLSGDYPALGKTVELNIPIAFNLSYSKI, from the coding sequence ATGTTTTTTTCCGATTCATACGTTATATCTAAAATGATACAATGTGACAATTCCTTATTAAAATCCAAATCGTTTGCCGCTTCTTTGGCGATGCACGCCTCGGTATTTTTTGCCGTTACCTACTTTATGACGTCGCATCCGGTCATATTTGACAAACCTGAGAAACGTATCGTTATCTCATTAAGTGATGTTAATGAAAAAGCGGAAGATATCGATAAACCCAAAAGCAGTCGTTCAGAGATTTTGCCCCCTAAAATCCAACAGCAACCCATACAACCCACTCAAAAAATCTTTGCCAAGACGCTTGAGGGGACACCGCCATCTACTTCTTCGGTGTCCCCTGAGGCGTCCGCGCCTCTAGCTTCGCTCCCGATGCCGGCTTCGTCACCGTCTGCCAAACGTATCGATTCTCCTCATCCAACGTTGTCTGCACCCGTTCACGAATTACCAAAACCGCCCGCACAGGGCAATGACATCAGCGGTGCGGCATTGGGACACATCCGGGCTATGATCGAAAAAGCCGTCGTTTACCCCTCCATTGCACGCAAATTGCGCCTTGAAGGGGTTGTGACGGTCTTTTTCATTCTCAACTCCGACGGAACCGTCGATAACGCAAAAATCAGCAGTACGAGCGGTAGCAAACTGCTGGATGAAAAAGCGCTCCATACGATACTCAGCCTCAGCGGTGATTACCCTGCCCTGGGTAAAACCGTTGAATTGAATATTCCTATCGCGTTCAATTTGAGCTATTCCAAAATATAA
- a CDS encoding TonB-dependent siderophore receptor, producing MQKHVLLLSLAASAVLADTFTLGQVNVLNTPIEESPFEQTMTAQTIAQQNSESVADALDNISGISLGMMGARNETTVSIRGFEARRVGVFIDGIPVYVPYDGNFDYDRFLTADIAQIDVAKGYSSVAYGANTMGGVVNIISKKPTKALEGEVKAGMVLDSDGDLSRRVASINIGTRQDHIYAQLGAVYSDQNHYRLSDDYAGSASQPAGKRLRSEAEDYKVSFKTGYIADDGSEIALGYSNQNGQKQQPPSTNPVYNTVRYWDWPYWDKESIFVTGQKNFSNSYLKAMAYYDKFENSLYNYNNANFQTFTGGSSFKSKYDDYSAGARMEYGVELDNNFLTASANYKKDVHDGYDISKTTGAETLTENYEDHTVSFGLEDVYTLSSQWQILGGISYDRRTADKIYDTNTAYLDMLALKTQSAFNPEAALVYSPDSTSKIRASVSHKTYLPSMKDRYSRRLGTSVPNAELENEIATHYELSYQKQLGSVSTRLNGYFTRVEDAIQSVTHAPTGLLQNQNVGTFDHRGVELEVQYKTDTLEAGGNYAYINVKNKTDESVKRTDVPKHQIFAYVQSDLGAGFSIYGDMKFRKGTYDQIQNGSYVISPTFTTFDLKAVYKATDTITAEAGVKNLTDKFVQYDLGFPVAGREFFANLIYKF from the coding sequence ATGCAAAAACACGTGCTGCTACTGTCGCTGGCCGCTTCGGCGGTTCTGGCCGACACTTTTACGCTGGGACAGGTCAATGTCCTCAACACTCCGATCGAGGAGAGCCCGTTTGAACAAACAATGACGGCACAAACAATCGCTCAGCAAAACAGTGAAAGCGTAGCCGATGCCCTGGACAACATCAGCGGTATAAGCCTCGGTATGATGGGAGCCCGCAATGAAACGACGGTCAGCATACGCGGCTTCGAAGCAAGACGGGTGGGAGTCTTTATCGACGGTATCCCGGTCTATGTTCCCTATGACGGAAACTTCGATTATGACCGTTTCCTCACCGCCGATATTGCCCAAATCGACGTTGCTAAAGGGTATTCCTCCGTCGCATACGGTGCCAATACGATGGGCGGCGTCGTCAACATCATCTCCAAAAAACCGACAAAAGCGCTTGAAGGCGAAGTCAAAGCGGGCATGGTGCTAGACAGTGACGGCGATCTTTCACGCCGCGTGGCATCGATCAACATCGGCACACGCCAAGATCATATCTATGCGCAACTTGGGGCAGTCTACAGCGATCAAAACCACTACCGCCTCAGCGACGATTATGCGGGTAGTGCTTCACAGCCTGCCGGCAAGCGTCTCCGTTCCGAAGCCGAAGACTATAAGGTCAGTTTTAAAACCGGATACATCGCCGATGACGGAAGTGAAATCGCACTGGGCTACTCCAACCAAAACGGCCAGAAACAACAACCGCCAAGTACTAACCCCGTTTACAATACGGTACGGTACTGGGATTGGCCCTACTGGGACAAAGAGTCAATTTTTGTTACGGGTCAAAAGAACTTTTCCAACAGTTATTTAAAAGCCATGGCTTACTATGACAAATTTGAAAATTCGCTCTACAACTATAACAATGCGAATTTCCAAACCTTTACCGGCGGTTCGAGCTTTAAATCCAAATACGACGATTACAGTGCGGGAGCCCGCATGGAATACGGGGTGGAGCTGGATAACAACTTTCTGACCGCATCGGCAAACTATAAAAAAGATGTTCATGACGGTTACGATATCAGCAAGACAACGGGAGCGGAGACATTAACCGAAAACTATGAAGATCATACCGTTTCGTTCGGTCTTGAAGATGTCTATACACTGTCATCCCAATGGCAAATTCTAGGGGGGATCAGTTACGACCGACGTACCGCCGATAAAATCTATGACACCAATACCGCGTATCTTGACATGCTGGCTCTCAAAACGCAAAGCGCTTTCAATCCTGAAGCCGCACTCGTGTATTCTCCCGATTCGACATCGAAAATCCGCGCCAGCGTATCCCATAAAACCTATCTCCCTTCAATGAAAGACCGATATTCGAGAAGACTTGGAACATCCGTTCCCAATGCCGAACTTGAGAATGAAATCGCGACACACTACGAGCTCAGTTATCAAAAACAGCTTGGATCGGTATCGACGCGTCTAAACGGCTATTTCACGCGTGTCGAAGATGCAATCCAGAGCGTGACCCATGCCCCTACCGGATTACTGCAAAATCAGAATGTCGGAACATTCGATCATCGCGGCGTCGAATTGGAAGTTCAATACAAAACGGATACTCTCGAAGCCGGAGGGAATTACGCGTATATCAATGTGAAAAACAAAACCGATGAAAGCGTGAAACGGACCGATGTACCGAAACATCAAATTTTTGCCTATGTCCAAAGCGATCTCGGCGCGGGATTTTCGATCTACGGAGATATGAAATTCCGTAAAGGGACGTACGACCAGATCCAAAACGGCTCTTACGTCATCAGCCCTACGTTTACCACTTTTGACCTCAAAGCAGTCTACAAAGCAACCGATACGATCACGGCTGAAGCGGGTGTAAAAAACCTAACGGACAAATTCGTCCAATACGATTTGGGCTTTCCGGTCGCCGGACGCGAATTTTTCGCAAACCTGATTTATAAATTTTAA
- a CDS encoding cytochrome-c peroxidase — MTRTIITIVIGLLAAQSALQARSPQMSAERKAQIELGRRLFYEADLSINGTMSCATCHEQRRAFADGNQVHPGALDDPGKRNVPGLANIGAFKNLTWAHNRLSGLAEQSLMPMRGTDPVEMGMNGHEAEIGKRLGQNECYQKLFLRAFPKEKGSIHIGTVSRALESFQKTFISYDSLYDRVSKKNLPLPTKEARAGEKLFFGAAKCNTCHSAPLFSDDDFHDVQPKNPEPENRIQDYGLSDVTGNLKDKNFFRTPSLRNAALTAPYWHDGSAKTLADAIRKHDLKINLTLNHQEIDDLIAFIDVLSDTTFVNNPEYAKPAKECPY; from the coding sequence ATGACACGAACGATCATTACCATCGTAATCGGCTTGCTCGCCGCCCAATCGGCGTTGCAGGCCCGATCACCCCAAATGAGCGCAGAGCGCAAAGCCCAAATCGAGCTGGGACGTCGGCTGTTTTACGAAGCGGATCTCTCGATCAACGGCACGATGTCGTGCGCTACCTGTCATGAACAACGGCGTGCTTTTGCCGACGGTAACCAAGTCCATCCGGGGGCATTGGACGATCCGGGTAAACGCAACGTCCCCGGACTCGCCAACATCGGAGCGTTTAAAAACCTCACATGGGCGCACAATCGCCTCAGCGGCTTGGCGGAGCAATCGTTGATGCCGATGCGGGGAACCGACCCTGTCGAGATGGGTATGAACGGCCATGAGGCTGAAATAGGCAAACGGCTGGGTCAAAACGAGTGCTATCAAAAACTCTTTTTGCGCGCATTCCCAAAAGAAAAAGGCTCAATCCATATCGGTACCGTCTCCAGAGCATTGGAAAGCTTTCAAAAAACATTCATCTCTTACGATTCACTCTATGATCGCGTGAGTAAAAAAAATCTTCCATTGCCGACAAAAGAGGCTCGTGCGGGGGAAAAACTCTTTTTCGGAGCGGCGAAATGCAACACGTGCCATAGCGCTCCCCTATTCAGTGATGATGATTTTCATGATGTACAGCCCAAAAATCCCGAACCCGAGAACCGCATACAAGACTACGGTCTTTCCGATGTTACGGGCAATCTGAAAGATAAAAACTTCTTCCGAACGCCGAGCTTGCGAAACGCCGCATTGACCGCTCCGTACTGGCATGACGGCAGCGCCAAAACACTTGCCGATGCGATCCGGAAACATGATTTGAAAATCAATCTAACCTTGAATCATCAGGAAATCGACGACCTCATCGCTTTTATCGATGTCCTAAGCGATACGACCTTCGTCAACAATCCCGAATACGCCAAACCGGCTAAAGAATGCCCATACTGA
- a CDS encoding class I SAM-dependent methyltransferase, translating to MFLEPIDFAQMYRKHKAATDFKSKSSSDWDEKSSDMAQSTINSPYVAEFISRMKLNGDETVLDIGCGPGALSVPLAKKARHVIAVDFSRGMLDELEAYAAREGITNITTYHLGWEDDWGALPPVDVAVASRSMEVPDLDAALSKMSAIASKACYLTYKVGGSFVDMNILDYIGKTVRTKPDYWYIPLLLYKAGFLPRVDYIETGRGSVRAGSEEEFVQSLIWSIGSLEKEQQDKAREYYNRIVVGENRPPRPVRWAFIAWETSK from the coding sequence ATGTTTCTTGAACCCATCGATTTCGCGCAGATGTACCGCAAGCACAAAGCCGCCACCGATTTCAAATCCAAAAGCAGCAGCGACTGGGACGAAAAATCCTCAGATATGGCGCAATCGACGATCAACAGTCCGTATGTGGCAGAGTTCATCTCGCGAATGAAACTGAACGGAGACGAAACGGTACTCGACATCGGCTGCGGTCCCGGAGCGCTGAGCGTACCGCTGGCCAAAAAGGCCAGACACGTGATCGCCGTCGACTTTTCGCGCGGCATGCTCGACGAGCTCGAAGCATACGCCGCGCGCGAAGGGATCACCAACATCACGACCTACCATCTGGGCTGGGAAGACGACTGGGGCGCTCTGCCTCCCGTCGACGTCGCCGTGGCATCACGCTCGATGGAAGTCCCCGATCTGGATGCGGCACTCTCTAAAATGTCCGCTATCGCTTCCAAAGCATGTTATCTCACCTACAAAGTCGGCGGCAGCTTCGTCGACATGAATATCCTCGATTACATCGGCAAAACGGTCAGAACAAAACCCGACTACTGGTATATCCCCCTGCTATTGTACAAAGCGGGATTTCTCCCCCGCGTCGATTACATCGAGACCGGACGCGGCAGCGTGCGCGCCGGCAGCGAAGAAGAATTCGTCCAATCGCTGATCTGGAGCATCGGAAGTCTGGAGAAAGAACAGCAGGACAAAGCCAGAGAATACTACAACCGGATCGTTGTCGGCGAGAACCGTCCGCCGCGTCCGGTGCGCTGGGCTTTTATCGCATGGGAGACCTCAAAATGA
- the modD gene encoding ModD protein, with amino-acid sequence MILLNDAELEALLAEDVPYGDLTTASLGINDQRTRITFATRERPLVVSCMEEAVRLCGLYGLEIDGFVKSGSLVPPQSVFLEAHGEAGSIHRIWKSVQNLLDYASGIATYTREAVLLARSINPDIVVATTRKTTPFTKKIAIKAVESGGGIAHRLGLSESILIFDYHRVFFPAEEAFAEALNRAKKANPEKKIVIEAADIAEALKFARLRADILQLEKFPLSKLADAVRILRADYPRMTLIATGGISAKNIAEYAATGVDMIVTSSPYSAQPADIKVRIEPL; translated from the coding sequence ATGATCCTTCTTAACGACGCTGAACTCGAAGCACTCCTCGCCGAAGACGTCCCCTACGGTGACCTGACCACCGCTTCATTAGGAATCAATGACCAGCGCACGCGCATCACCTTCGCGACCCGTGAGCGTCCTCTCGTCGTCTCGTGCATGGAAGAGGCAGTGCGTTTGTGCGGACTGTACGGATTGGAGATCGACGGTTTTGTCAAATCCGGCTCGCTCGTCCCGCCCCAAAGCGTTTTTCTCGAAGCGCACGGCGAAGCCGGATCGATACACCGTATCTGGAAGTCCGTGCAAAACCTCCTCGATTACGCAAGCGGGATCGCCACTTATACCCGTGAAGCGGTACTCTTGGCACGCAGTATCAATCCTGATATAGTGGTCGCCACCACCCGCAAAACGACCCCGTTTACAAAAAAAATCGCCATCAAAGCGGTCGAATCGGGCGGCGGGATCGCTCACCGTCTCGGACTTTCGGAAAGCATACTGATCTTTGATTATCACCGCGTCTTTTTCCCTGCGGAAGAGGCATTTGCCGAAGCGCTCAACCGTGCCAAAAAAGCCAATCCCGAAAAGAAAATCGTCATCGAAGCCGCCGACATCGCCGAGGCGCTCAAATTTGCCCGCCTCAGAGCCGACATTCTCCAGCTGGAAAAATTTCCCCTTAGCAAGCTCGCCGATGCCGTACGCATCCTCCGTGCCGATTATCCCCGCATGACCCTCATTGCCACCGGAGGGATCAGTGCCAAAAACATCGCCGAGTACGCCGCGACGGGGGTAGATATGATCGTCACCTCATCGCCCTACAGTGCACAACCTGCCGATATCAAAGTGAGGATCGAGCCGTTATGA